The region aCCAGTCAGCTACAGCTATGGCATGCATTAAAAGCACTGCTCCctgcagtaaaaagaaaaacttcaaaGTATTTTGCATATACATCATTCACAGCTAGTTTTTAAAGTTACAGAGTATTTACTATACACTCTTAAACAGATCACACTTGGTACATTAAAATTGTCAATTATATTTGTCCCCATAAAATCTGCCTCATGCCACGTAGTTAAGTAttgctgtattttattattatgcattatacagtgggtacggaaagtattcagacctcttgaaatttttccactctgtcattgcagccatttgccaaaatcaaaaaagttcattttatttctcattaatgtacactcagcaccccatcttgacagaaaaaaacagaaatattgaaatttttgcaaatttattaaaaaagaaaaacggaaatatcacatggtcagaagtattcagactctgtgctcagtattgagtagaagcacccttttcagctagtacagccatgagtctttttgggaatgacgcaacaagtttttcacacctggatttggggatcctctgccattcttccttgcagatcctctccagttctgtcaggttggatggtcaacgttggtggacagccattttgaggtctctccagagatgctcaattgggtttaggtcagggctctggctgggacagtcaagaacggtcacagagttgttctgaagccactcctttgttattttagctgtgtgcttagggtcattgtcctgttgaaaggtgaaccttcggctcagtctgaggtcctgagcactctggaagaggttttcctccaggatatctctgtacttggccgcattcatccttccttcaattgcaaccagtcgtcctgtccctgcagctgaaaaacacccccacaacatgatgctcccaccaccatgtttcactgtagggattgtattgggcaggtgatgagcagtgcctgcttttctccacacataccgcttagaattaacaccaaaaagttcaatcttggtctcatcagaccagagaatcttatttctcatagtctgggagtccttcatgtgttttttggaaaactatgcgggctttcatgtgtcttgcactgaggagaggcttccgttgggccactctgccataaagccccgactggtggagggctgcagtgatagttgactttgtggaactttctcctatctcccgactgcatctctggaactcagtcacagtgatctttgggttcttctttacctctctcactaaggctcttctcccaccattgctcagtttggctggacggccaggtctaggaagagttgtggtcgtcccaaacttcttccatttgaggattatggaggccactgtactcttaggaaccttgagtgctgcagaaattcttttgtaaccttggccagatctgtgccttgccacaattcagtctctgagctccttgggcagttccttcatcctcatgattctcatttgctctgacatgcactgtgagctgtaaggtcttatatagacaggtgtgtgcctttcctaatcaagtccaatcagtttaattaaacacagctggactccaataaagaagcagaaccatctcgaggaggatcagaagaaatggacagcatgtgagttaaatatgaatgtcgctgcaaagggtctgaatacttatgaccatgggatatttcagtttttcttttttaataaatttgcaaaaatttctacatttctgttaggatggggtgctgagtgtacattaatgagaaataaaatgaacctttttgattttggcaaatggctgcaatgacacagagagtgaaaaatttcaaggggtctgaatattttccgtacccactgtacatcTAATGTGGAAAAACTTTATGGGATTAATAAGGTTAATGTtaaagtttttgtattttttttattttattttttttttgtatttacaggATCCCTTAGGAGAAGCAGAATGGTATTGCTGGTACCATTCTACCAAATGTAGAATATTGTTGGTAGACTTCCTTTTTGTGGTAGTAGTTATTTATTGTTGGTGTATTATTCAGTTATGGTTTAATCTGGTCAGAAAGTAATTCCCTGCAGTACCCAGGAGACCAGCAGACTTTTAGCAAATGTTAGTTATGCTAGGTCATGTTCAGTGTACAGAAGAAGTTGGCTGTTGTAACCATGGTGGTTGTGCAGTAAACTTTAACTTTAACAGTTTGCACGTGTGGACCTGGTATTATTGTTAAGATGCAACACTTTCATTAGTCTAGATTTTATAATCTTTTTTCCTGGTTTGAAAAATCAAGCATGTTGTGATCTCTATCACCTGTTAAGACTAGGCTAATTAACACCTAAAATACCTTCTTCTTTGTGCAATATACCAGAAGAACCAGAAGGCTGGTTTCAAGGCTCTGCACTGCAGGTAACTGTAGTTAGCTGTGGTTCTTGATCATGTACACACAGCAGGTTAAGGAAAAGGCATGCAACACGCATCCAGCTCAAACATGTGGAACATATGCAGGAGAAACTAGTGAACAACTGTATTGCTACGGAGAAAACTACGGCACACACGAGGTGCGTTCAAGGACATTATGTAAAATACTAACACATCCGATAAgctcaaaaacagatgaaatacacAATATATAATAACAACCTCAGACAACATCCTAATCAAATGTGAGGGCTTTCTAACACTATTTCAAGAGAACTGTAGACGAATTTGTTTCACATTATTCCAGTCTGCCAGCATTTGACAGCAGTTTCTTCCCTCAAATAACTAGTGTCTTTAGCGCCCCAGGAGCAACGACCACTCGTTCGTTCAGATTAAAACGGTCACCGAACAGACCACAGAATCGGCTATAACCCCGTCCagatagtagtagtagtggcatCTCCCCCAAAGAGTGACATTAACCGTAGCATCTCGTCCAAACAGTGGTAAAAGTAGCCTGCCTACTGGCTTAAAATGTGGCATCTCTACCAGACCATGGCATTAACAGTGGCATCCCGTCCAAACAGTGGCatattaaccgtggcatccggcGGTGCCAcgaaaagtgtcactgctcgctgccagtgccacaaatcggtcttGCCCCTACTGGAGAGCGGACAGCAGCGTTTGGTTTCCctgacagcaggaggaggagcttctCTTTACTCGCTCTGCcacatagacacaaacacacagccgTCTGCGCTAACGGTGGTAGCGGTGTAAACAGGTAAAATATGCACTTTGACGTCCTTCGGTTGCACCTAAATGTGAATTTAGCTGTACTATTTATGGGACCTTAAACAggacaatgtgtttttttatagtTAGATTGTGTGAGCATGCTAGCGAAATGTAGCTAAATAGCTAAGTTCATTCAACTAGCTAACTAATTTTAGCAAGATAGCTAACGATAACAGTGTTAGGTTGGGTAATAGGCAGGGATTTACACCAGGGAGATGTACTCGGGAGTATGAAAACCGTTTTATTTGATATTGTATCCACTTTTGGAGACTGTAGGTGTGGACATTAGTTAACAGTGCCTGTTACTGTACGATGTCTTAATATGAAGCACTGAAGTTACAGCTAGAGCTTCACGTTAAAGTAACGCCAACATATTACCCTAAAACTGTGCTGAGGAGTGAAGTTCCATGTAAAATGGTCGAGCAGTGCCAGTGTGCCTGCTGCCTATGATCACTGAAGGTCACAGTATGaccaaatgtttatttagcaAGAACTAACAGGCCATATGTTAACACAAATGTCTTCGGTCAACGCAGACATCCAGTCAGCAAAGCACACAGTGTCTCTGTTTGACGGCTTGACAGCAAACCACCAGTCAGCAGATTATCAAGCTGTAAAGCCTGTTGATTTCAGTACTACTTATCTACTTGATGTTTGCAGCTATATCCATGAACTATAACGTGTGGAGAAGGTGTCCATAGGCCAGTCAAAgctacattttcttttcattttaaatttgatcCCTCATTCTTGATGCTTTCTTTGTGGCAGGCCCTGTGGCCATGGCTAAAGACCCATTAGCTGaggcaggcttttattttgatgaacTCAACAAGCTGCGGGTCCTGGAGCCTGATGTCAGCCAGAAGACTTCTGAGCTCAAGGATGAGTGTAAAGACTTTGTGGACAGTAAGCATACAGTGAATTAACCTGCTCCTGCACCTTCTTCCCAACATCAGCAGCTCCTACTGGGTCTACAAACATGTGCTGTTCTTTGCAGAAATTGGCCAGTTTCAGAAGATAGTGGGTGGTCTAATAGAGCTAGTGGATGAATTGGCAAAAGAAGCAGAGACGGAAAAGATGAAGGTAAGTTTCACATTGGCAGTGGCCAAAGAAATCCCTTTTCAGACATAAGATTGATCACACTGTTCCTTCATTGGTCTGTTACGGTGACATTCTGTCATTTATGGGTCACTTTATGTGAACATTCATCACAGCTCCATGGAGACATTATGATTAGTAGTCATT is a window of Acanthochromis polyacanthus isolate Apoly-LR-REF ecotype Palm Island chromosome 13, KAUST_Apoly_ChrSc, whole genome shotgun sequence DNA encoding:
- the ift20 gene encoding intraflagellar transport protein 20 homolog, whose protein sequence is MAKDPLAEAGFYFDELNKLRVLEPDVSQKTSELKDECKDFVDKIGQFQKIVGGLIELVDELAKEAETEKMKAIGARNLLKSVAKQREAQQQQLQALIAEKKMQLERYRIEYEALSKVESEQNEFIDQFILQK